A genomic region of Solanum dulcamara chromosome 2, daSolDulc1.2, whole genome shotgun sequence contains the following coding sequences:
- the LOC129875286 gene encoding UDP-glycosyltransferase 74B1-like gives MAEVKRIEPHVILVPYPSQGHINPLLQFAKRLVSKGVKSTIATTKYTVNSIHFPKISVEPISDGFDEGGFSQAENTNAFLKSFEENGSRTLSQLVTNYENSTHPISCIIYDSFLPWALDIAKKHRIYGAAFFTNSATVCAVFAHIHHKTFSLPVKIEENKPLLLPGLPCLYPIDVPGFIREPESYPAYLAMKMSQFSNVKNADWIFDNSFQELEGEIARGVSEFWPAKLIGPMVPSSYLDGRIEGDKGYGASLWKTLSEECINWLKSKPNQSVIYISFGSMVSITSKQMEEMTYALIASNMNFLWVVRDTEKCNLPKGFIESTKGKGLIVSWCNQLEMLANQAIGCFVTHCGWNSTLEGLSLGVPMVAMPQFSDQMTDAKFIDEIWKIGVRPKLDELLGIVKREELLFCIKEVMEGEKSYEIRRNATKWRDLAKKTVSEGGSSDKAINEFVDNLNLAS, from the exons ATGGCTGAAGTCAAAAGAATTGAGCCTCATGTAATATTAGTACCATATCCAAGCCAAGGTCACATTAACCCACTTCTCCAATTTGCCAAACGTTTAGTCTCAAAAGGTGTTAAATCAACTATAGCCACAACTAAATACACTGTGAACTCAATTCATTTCCCCAAAATCTCAGTTGAACCAATTTCTGATGGATTTGATGAAGGTGGTTTCTCGCAAGCCGAAAATACAAATGCATTCCTCAAATCCTTCGAAGAAAATGGCTCGAGAACTCTATCACAACTTGTCACAAATTATGAAAATTCGACACATCCTATAAGTTGCATTATTTACGATTCGTTCTTGCCATGGGCTCTTGATATCGCTAAAAAACACCGGATTTATGGGGCTGCCTTTTTTACGAATTCGGCTACGGTTTGTGCTGTATTTGCTCATATTCACCATAAAACATTTTCGCTGCCagtgaaaattgaagaaaataagcCATTGTTATTGCCTGGTTTGCCCTGTTTGTACCCAATTGATGTTCCTGGATTTATTAGAGAGCCTGAAAGTTACCCTGCTTATTTAGCTATGAAAATGAGCCAATTCTCTAATGTGAAAAATGCTGATTGGATTTTTGACAATTCTTTTCAAGAACTAGAAGGAGAG ATAGCAAGAGGAGTTTCAGAGTTTTGGCCAGCAAAGTTGATTGGACCAATGGTGCCTTCATCTTATTTGGATGGAAGAATAGAAGGTGATAAAGGATATGGAGCAAGTCTATGGAAAACCCTTAGTGAAGAATGCATCAATTGGCTAAAATCAAAGCCAAATCAATCAGTAATCTACATTTCCTTTGGAAGCATGGTATCAATCACATCAAAACAAATGGAAGAAATGACATACGCTTTAATAGCCAGCAACATGAATTTCCTTTGGGTTGTAAGAGATACCGAAAAATGCAATTTGCCTAAAGGATTCATAGAATCCACAAAAGGGAAAGGACTCATTGTGTCATGGTGCAATCAGCTCGAAATGCTAGCAAATCAAGCTATTGGTTGCTTCGTGACTCACTGTGGATGGAATTCGACTCTTGAAGGACTGAGCCTTGGTGTGCCTATGGTGGCTATGCCACAATTTTCTGATCAAATGACGGATGCTaaatttattgatgagatatggaagattgGTGTGAGACCTAAGTTGGATGAGTTATTAGGAATTGTTAAAAGAGAAGAGTTGTTGTTTTGTATAAAGGAGGTAATGGAAGGAGAGAAGAGTTATGAGATTAGAAGAAATGCAACAAAATGGAGAGATTTGGCTAAGAAAACAGTCAGTGAAGGAGGTAGCTCTGACAAGGCTATTAATGAATTTGTGGACAATCTAAATTTAGCCTCATAG